The Halomicrobium zhouii region TCTGGGGTACGGAGACGTCACCGGCGTCATCAACGAATCCTGGCAGATCCCGGTCTTCGGGAAGCGACGCGACCTCGTCGTCGTCGGATCCGAGCGCACTGCACACCTCGATTACCTGGCCGACACCGAACTGACGATCCACGACGCCAGCGTCGTCCGAGAGGGCGATGCCCTGCGGGCACAGGACGAGGGTTCGACGACTTATGAGGTGAACGGATACGAGCCCCTCAAGCAGGAAATCGAGGACTTCCTGACGGCGTCTCACGAGGGACTCGATCCGCTCGCCAACGGCGAAATCGGAGCGAAGACCGTCGAACTCTTAGAGCGTGCGGAGGAGTCCGCGGAACGGAACGAGACGATCGAACTGTAACAATCGTCAATCTAGACATCATTTACAAGCACAGAGACGGGCTTCTCGGATTTCAGGCGGCAGAACGATCAATGGGACGCCGCTCCCGCGTCCTGATAGCTGATTACCTCTGCTGGATTTCCGGCTACAATTGCATTCGGTGGTACGTCGTCGACGACCACAGCACCGGCACCGACGATCGCGTTTTCCCCGACTTCGACCGGCAGTAGGGTCGCATTCGTACCGATAGACGCGCCTTCTCGCACGATAGTTTCTTCCCACTCGTCTGCGTCTCCGCTTGGGGGATACCTGTCGTTTACGAACTTCGCCCCGTGACTCACAAAGACGTCGTCTTCGATCGTCACACGTGAGCATATGAACGCGTGAGACTGAATCCGGCACCGATCCCCAACCGTTACACCGTCCTGAATTTCTACGTTCGAGCCCGCCATGCATTCGTCGCCAAGTTCGC contains the following coding sequences:
- a CDS encoding acyltransferase, encoding MGNWHARQSAIISDCDIGEGTEVSDFTILDGCEIGEDCKIWRFVNLYGCELGDECMAGSNVEIQDGVTVGDRCRIQSHAFICSRVTIEDDVFVSHGAKFVNDRYPPSGDADEWEETIVREGASIGTNATLLPVEVGENAIVGAGAVVVDDVPPNAIVAGNPAEVISYQDAGAASH